A genomic stretch from Mycobacterium malmoense includes:
- a CDS encoding ABC transporter substrate-binding protein/permease — translation MNLCESRGARLLSAAAAILMVCSVALAAPATADRNQCAPAGLDSAAVLPKGLTETPTVGQDDGHTTPTVEPLSEVNVDALGLGTPGILTVGTLSDAPPNACINPTGQFSGFDNQLLRAIAGKLGLQVRFVGTDFSGLLAQVASRRFDVGSASVKATDARRRTVAFTNGYDFGYYSLVVPPGSAIHDFGDLSGGQRIGVVQGTVEEAYVVESLHLQPVKYPDFATVYASLKARQIDAWVAPAGQAANAMRPGDPAVVVANTFSPGDFVAFAVAKDNQPLVDALNSGLDAVIADGTWANLYSEWVPRTLLPGWKPGSGAAAPPKLPDFAAIAAKHRHKPTGPAAPKSTLAQLRDSFFDWDMYRQAIPTLFTTGLPNTLILTSSASVIGLVLGMVLAVAGISRSRWLRWPARVYTDVFRGLPEVVIILIIGLGVGPVVGGLTNNNPYPLGIAALGLMAAAYIGEILRAGIQSVDPGQLEASRALGFSYPAAMRLVVIPQGVRRVLPALVNQFIALLKASALVYFLGLIAHQRELFQVGRDLNAQTGNLSPLVAAGVFYLILTVPLTHLVNYIDARLRRGRAAVEPDERAERLASTFGQEMT, via the coding sequence ATGAATTTGTGCGAGAGCCGGGGCGCCAGGCTGCTTTCCGCGGCCGCGGCAATCCTGATGGTGTGCTCGGTCGCGCTAGCCGCGCCGGCGACGGCCGACAGGAACCAATGCGCGCCGGCCGGTCTGGACAGCGCGGCCGTCCTGCCGAAAGGCCTGACCGAGACGCCGACCGTGGGCCAGGACGACGGGCACACCACACCCACCGTCGAGCCGCTGAGCGAGGTGAACGTCGACGCATTGGGACTGGGCACACCGGGCATCTTGACCGTCGGCACGCTCTCGGACGCCCCGCCGAACGCCTGCATCAATCCCACCGGCCAGTTCAGCGGGTTCGACAACCAGCTGTTGCGCGCCATCGCCGGCAAGCTGGGCCTGCAGGTCCGCTTTGTCGGCACGGATTTCTCCGGCCTGCTCGCCCAGGTGGCGTCCCGGCGCTTCGACGTCGGCTCGGCATCGGTGAAGGCCACCGACGCGCGGCGCCGCACCGTCGCGTTCACCAACGGCTACGACTTCGGTTACTACTCGCTGGTGGTGCCGCCGGGCTCGGCGATCCACGACTTCGGCGACCTCTCCGGCGGCCAGCGCATCGGCGTGGTCCAGGGCACCGTCGAAGAGGCGTACGTCGTCGAGAGTTTGCACCTGCAACCGGTGAAGTATCCCGACTTCGCCACCGTGTATGCCAGCCTCAAGGCCCGCCAGATCGACGCGTGGGTGGCGCCGGCGGGTCAGGCGGCCAACGCGATGCGGCCGGGTGATCCGGCGGTGGTCGTCGCGAACACCTTCAGCCCGGGTGACTTCGTGGCCTTTGCGGTCGCGAAAGACAACCAGCCGCTGGTCGACGCACTGAACTCCGGGCTGGATGCGGTCATCGCCGACGGCACCTGGGCAAACCTGTACTCCGAGTGGGTGCCGCGGACCTTGCTGCCGGGTTGGAAACCCGGTTCCGGGGCCGCCGCTCCCCCGAAACTGCCGGACTTCGCCGCGATCGCCGCGAAGCACCGTCACAAGCCGACGGGGCCCGCCGCTCCGAAATCCACTCTGGCCCAGTTGCGCGATTCCTTTTTCGACTGGGACATGTACCGGCAGGCCATCCCGACGCTGTTCACCACGGGGCTGCCCAACACGTTGATCCTGACCAGCAGTGCGAGCGTCATCGGTTTGGTGCTTGGCATGGTGCTGGCGGTCGCGGGGATCTCGCGGTCGCGCTGGCTGCGTTGGCCGGCGCGGGTGTACACCGATGTTTTCCGTGGCCTTCCCGAAGTGGTGATCATCCTGATCATCGGGCTGGGCGTCGGGCCGGTGGTGGGCGGGCTTACCAACAACAATCCCTACCCGCTGGGCATCGCGGCATTGGGATTGATGGCCGCGGCCTACATCGGCGAAATTCTGCGCGCCGGAATACAAAGCGTGGACCCCGGCCAGCTGGAGGCCTCGCGTGCGCTCGGATTCAGCTATCCGGCCGCGATGCGACTGGTGGTGATCCCGCAGGGCGTCCGCCGGGTCCTGCCGGCGCTCGTCAATCAGTTCATCGCGTTGTTGAAGGCCTCCGCGCTGGTGTACTTCCTGGGCTTGATCGCCCATCAGCGGGAGCTGTTTCAGGTGGGCCGAGACCTCAACGCGCAGACCGGCAACTTGTCGCCGCTGGTGGCCGCCGGTGTCTTCTACCTGATATTGACTGTGCCGTTAACGCATTTGGTGAACTACATCGACGCCCGGCTTCGCCGCGGCCGCGCGGCCGTTGAGCCCGACGAGCGTGCCGAGAGGCTCGCGTCGACGTTCGGCCAGGAGATGACGTGA
- a CDS encoding GntR family transcriptional regulator gives MPKKYGVKEKDEVVSHILNLVLTGKLRSGDRVDRNEIAAGLGVSRVPIQEALVQLEHDGIVSTRYHRGAFVERFDEDTVLEHHELDGLLNGIASARAAANPTPRILGQLDALMRSLRSAKEPRAFSEIAGEYRHTINDEYAGPRLHATIRASQNLIPRVFWMTYQCGRDDMLPFYEDETSAIHRRDPDAARAACVGRSGLMAQTMLAELVRRRVFAAPNDIDQVVAEPLRVLAGADAV, from the coding sequence ATGCCAAAGAAATACGGGGTCAAGGAAAAGGACGAGGTTGTTTCGCACATCCTCAACCTGGTGCTGACCGGGAAGCTGCGCAGCGGTGACCGCGTCGACCGCAACGAGATCGCGGCCGGCCTGGGAGTCAGTCGCGTCCCGATTCAGGAGGCGCTGGTCCAGCTCGAACACGACGGGATCGTGTCCACCCGCTATCACCGGGGCGCGTTCGTCGAGCGGTTCGACGAAGACACGGTGCTCGAACACCACGAGCTCGACGGCCTGCTCAACGGCATCGCCTCGGCGCGCGCGGCCGCCAACCCCACGCCGCGGATCCTGGGGCAACTCGATGCGCTCATGCGATCGTTGCGCTCCGCGAAGGAACCACGCGCCTTCTCCGAAATCGCCGGGGAATATCGGCACACGATCAACGACGAGTACGCGGGACCGCGGCTGCACGCCACGATCCGCGCTTCGCAAAACCTCATCCCCCGGGTGTTCTGGATGACCTACCAGTGCGGCCGCGACGACATGTTGCCCTTCTACGAAGACGAGACCTCCGCCATACACCGGCGTGACCCCGACGCCGCGCGGGCCGCGTGCGTCGGCCGGTCCGGTCTGATGGCCCAGACCATGCTGGCCGAATTGGTTCGGCGCAGGGTATTCGCGGCGCCGAATGACATTGATCAGGTTGTCGCCGAGCCTCTTCGGGTGCTCGCCGGCGCCGACGCGGTCTGA
- a CDS encoding LLM class F420-dependent oxidoreductase — MSLPVRIGVQLQPQHAPHYRNLRDAVRRCEDIGVDIAFNWDHFFPLYGDPDGPHFECWTMLGAWAEQTSRIEIGALVTCNSYRNPELLADMARTVDHISDGRLVLGIGSGWKQKDYDEYGYEFGTAGSRLDDLAAALPRIKARLAKLNPPPTRDIPVLIGGGGERKTLRLVAEYADIWHSFTSAGEYPAKSDVLGRHCAAVGQDPASIEHSVALQNGGELIANAEILVDLGVTLLTVACDGPDYDLSAAETLCKWRDRR; from the coding sequence ATGAGCCTTCCCGTTCGTATCGGCGTGCAGCTGCAGCCGCAGCACGCCCCCCACTATCGCAATCTGCGCGACGCCGTTCGGCGCTGTGAGGACATCGGCGTCGACATCGCCTTCAACTGGGACCACTTCTTTCCGCTCTACGGCGATCCCGACGGCCCACATTTCGAATGCTGGACCATGCTTGGTGCCTGGGCCGAGCAGACGTCGCGTATCGAGATCGGCGCGCTGGTGACGTGCAACTCCTACCGCAATCCGGAGCTGCTGGCCGACATGGCCCGCACCGTCGACCACATCTCGGACGGCCGGCTGGTCCTGGGAATCGGTTCCGGCTGGAAACAAAAGGATTACGACGAATACGGCTACGAATTCGGCACCGCCGGCAGCCGCCTCGACGACCTGGCGGCCGCGCTGCCCCGGATCAAGGCGCGGCTGGCCAAGCTAAACCCGCCGCCGACCCGCGACATCCCGGTCCTGATCGGCGGCGGCGGTGAACGCAAGACCCTGCGGCTGGTCGCCGAGTACGCCGACATCTGGCACAGCTTCACCTCCGCCGGCGAGTACCCGGCGAAGTCCGACGTCCTGGGCCGGCACTGCGCCGCCGTTGGCCAGGACCCGGCGAGCATCGAACACTCGGTCGCTCTTCAAAACGGCGGCGAGCTGATCGCCAACGCCGAAATACTCGTCGATCTCGGCGTCACCCTGCTGACCGTGGCCTGCGACGGTCCGGATTACGACCTGAGCGCGGCCGAAACCCTGTGCAAGTGGCGCGATCGCCGTTAA
- a CDS encoding alpha/beta fold hydrolase: protein MSEDGLAELSEFSLLAENAEQAGVATPLPDVERVEADTAEGRISALRWGGPEPRVIFLHGGGQNAHTWDTVIVGLGEPALAVDLPGHGHSAWRDDGDYSPHHNAAALAPVLREHASNADLVVGMSLGGLTAIRLAAVAPDVVNELVLIDVTPSALQRHAELTAEQQGTVALMHGEREFPSFQAMLDLTIAAAPHREVKALRRGVFHNSRRLDNGNWTWRYDAIRTFPDFAGLWDDVDALSAPITLVRGGSSGFVTDEDAAELARRATNFRTAHVVENSGHSVQSDQPRALIALLRGVLDER from the coding sequence ATGTCTGAGGACGGCCTGGCGGAATTGTCTGAGTTCTCCCTGCTGGCCGAGAACGCCGAGCAGGCCGGCGTTGCGACCCCGCTGCCCGACGTCGAGCGGGTCGAGGCGGACACGGCGGAGGGCAGGATCAGCGCGCTGCGCTGGGGCGGCCCCGAACCCCGCGTGATCTTCCTGCACGGCGGCGGGCAGAACGCGCACACCTGGGACACCGTGATCGTCGGTCTCGGTGAGCCGGCGCTGGCCGTGGACCTTCCCGGGCACGGCCATTCGGCATGGCGTGACGACGGAGACTACTCCCCACACCACAACGCCGCCGCCCTGGCGCCGGTGCTGCGCGAGCATGCGTCGAACGCCGACCTCGTCGTCGGCATGTCGCTGGGCGGGCTGACCGCGATCCGGCTGGCCGCGGTGGCGCCCGACGTGGTCAATGAACTCGTCCTGATCGACGTCACCCCGTCGGCGCTGCAGCGGCACGCCGAGCTGACCGCCGAGCAGCAGGGCACGGTGGCGCTGATGCACGGCGAGCGCGAGTTCCCCAGCTTCCAGGCCATGCTGGACCTGACCATCGCCGCGGCGCCGCACCGCGAGGTAAAGGCGTTGCGGCGCGGCGTGTTCCACAATTCCCGTCGGCTCGACAACGGCAACTGGACATGGCGCTACGACGCGATCCGCACCTTCCCCGACTTCGCCGGCCTGTGGGACGACGTCGATGCGCTGTCGGCGCCCATCACGCTCGTCCGCGGCGGTTCGTCGGGCTTCGTCACCGACGAGGACGCGGCCGAACTCGCCAGGCGCGCAACCAATTTCCGTACGGCACACGTCGTCGAGAATTCGGGCCATTCCGTGCAGAGCGACCAACCCCGCGCGCTGATCGCCCTCCTGCGTGGGGTGCTTGACGAACGCTGA
- a CDS encoding inositol-3-phosphate synthase, translated as MSEHNPLGAPQASTEVRVAIVGVGNCASSLVQGVEYYQNADETSTVPGLMHVRFGPYHVRDVKFVAAFDVDAKKVGFDLSEAIFASENNTIKIADVPPTNVTVQRGPTLDGIGKYYADTIELSDAEPVDVVQVLRDAKVDVLVSYLPVGSEEADKFYAQCAIDAGVAFVNALPVFIASDPVWAKKFADAGVPIIGDDIKSQVGATITHRVMAKLFEDRGVQLDRTMQLNVGGNMDFLNMLERERLESKKISKTQAVTSNLQREFKTKDVHIGPSDHVGWLDDRKWAYVRLEGRAFGDVPLNLEYKLEVWDSPNSAGVIIDAVRAAKIAKDRGIGGPVVPASAYLMKSPPKQLPDDIARTQLEEFIGDA; from the coding sequence ATGAGTGAGCACAACCCGTTAGGGGCGCCACAGGCGTCGACGGAGGTACGAGTCGCCATCGTCGGCGTCGGGAACTGCGCGTCCTCGCTGGTTCAGGGCGTCGAGTACTACCAGAACGCCGACGAAACGTCGACGGTGCCGGGCCTCATGCACGTGCGGTTCGGCCCGTACCACGTTCGCGACGTCAAGTTCGTGGCGGCCTTCGACGTGGACGCCAAGAAGGTCGGCTTCGACCTGTCGGAGGCGATCTTCGCCTCGGAGAACAACACCATCAAGATCGCCGACGTGCCTCCCACCAACGTGACGGTGCAACGTGGCCCGACGCTGGACGGCATCGGCAAGTACTACGCCGACACCATCGAGCTGTCCGACGCGGAGCCCGTCGACGTGGTGCAGGTGCTGCGCGACGCGAAAGTCGACGTGCTGGTGTCCTATCTGCCGGTGGGCTCCGAAGAGGCCGACAAGTTCTACGCCCAGTGCGCTATCGACGCCGGCGTGGCATTCGTGAACGCGCTGCCGGTGTTCATCGCCTCCGACCCGGTGTGGGCCAAGAAATTCGCCGACGCCGGTGTGCCGATCATCGGGGACGACATCAAGAGCCAGGTCGGCGCGACCATCACCCACCGGGTGATGGCCAAGCTGTTCGAGGACCGCGGCGTGCAGCTGGACCGCACCATGCAGCTCAACGTCGGCGGCAACATGGACTTCCTCAACATGCTCGAGCGCGAGCGGCTGGAGTCCAAGAAGATCTCGAAGACCCAGGCGGTCACGTCCAACCTGCAGCGCGAGTTCAAGACCAAGGACGTGCACATCGGTCCGTCCGACCACGTCGGCTGGCTCGACGACCGCAAGTGGGCCTACGTGCGCCTGGAGGGCCGCGCCTTCGGCGACGTGCCGCTGAACCTGGAATACAAGCTCGAGGTGTGGGACTCGCCGAACTCGGCGGGCGTCATCATCGACGCGGTGCGCGCGGCCAAGATCGCCAAGGATCGCGGCATCGGCGGACCGGTGGTCCCCGCGTCGGCGTACCTGATGAAGAGCCCGCCCAAGCAGCTGCCCGACGACATCGCGCGCACCCAACTCGAAGAGTTCATCGGCGACGCATAG
- a CDS encoding PadR family transcriptional regulator — MLELAILGLLIESPMHGYELRKRLTGLLGAFRAFSYGSLYPALRRMQADGLIAENAAPAGTPVRRARRVYQLTDAGRRRFGELVADTGPHNYTDDGFGVHLAFFNRTPAEARMRILEGRRRQVEERREGLREAVARASSSFDRYTRQLHQLGLESSEREVKWLNELIAAERAAPGLSEQT; from the coding sequence ATGCTGGAGCTTGCCATCCTGGGTCTCCTGATCGAATCGCCTATGCATGGCTATGAGTTGCGCAAGCGGCTGACCGGCCTCCTCGGCGCGTTCCGGGCGTTTTCGTACGGTTCGCTCTACCCGGCGCTCCGGCGCATGCAGGCCGACGGGTTAATCGCCGAGAACGCGGCTCCGGCCGGTACTCCGGTCCGGCGGGCACGTCGGGTCTACCAACTGACGGACGCCGGCCGTCGGCGCTTCGGTGAGCTGGTGGCCGACACCGGTCCGCACAACTACACCGACGACGGCTTCGGGGTACACCTGGCGTTCTTCAACCGCACTCCGGCGGAAGCGCGGATGCGGATCCTGGAAGGCCGCCGCCGTCAGGTCGAGGAACGCCGCGAGGGCCTGCGTGAGGCGGTGGCGCGGGCCAGCAGCTCGTTCGACCGCTACACCCGGCAGCTGCATCAACTGGGGCTCGAGTCCAGCGAGCGTGAAGTCAAGTGGCTCAACGAGCTCATCGCCGCGGAGCGGGCAGCACCAGGCCTTTCCGAACAGACGTAA
- a CDS encoding DUF5318 domain-containing protein, translating into MRLQRQVVDYALRRRSLLAEVYSGRTGVSDVCDANPYLLRAAKFHGKPSQVMCPICRKEPLTLVSWVFGDHLGAVSGSARTAEELVLLAIRYEEFSVHVVEVCRTCSWNHLVKSYVMGAARPPKGTRTARNGARTAIE; encoded by the coding sequence GTGCGACTGCAGCGACAGGTGGTGGACTACGCGCTCCGGCGGCGCTCACTGCTGGCCGAGGTGTACTCGGGCCGCACCGGGGTGTCCGACGTGTGCGACGCCAACCCCTATTTGCTGCGCGCGGCGAAGTTTCACGGCAAACCGAGCCAGGTGATGTGCCCGATCTGTCGGAAGGAGCCGCTCACCCTCGTGTCGTGGGTGTTCGGCGATCACCTGGGCGCGGTATCGGGCTCGGCACGCACCGCCGAAGAGCTGGTGTTGTTGGCGATCCGTTACGAGGAATTCTCGGTCCACGTCGTGGAGGTGTGTCGGACCTGCAGCTGGAATCACCTGGTGAAGTCGTATGTGATGGGTGCGGCACGCCCGCCCAAGGGCACGCGGACGGCGCGCAACGGCGCACGCACGGCCATTGAATAA
- a CDS encoding transglycosylase domain-containing protein: protein MNNEGRHDQSSADANGSPTERVGRHTSTDRPDPGHRRQAPPDDRLTTILPPVIDDQSPRRPDPIEEAKAALDGPPSTPIQRDPLEEVKAALDSRASTSPRRDRPGRGRRPPEGPPSLPRRPDATGGPGDRVPRPRVDRSWARQVNWLWVRRAAYLTAAVLVLLPIVTFAMAYFIVDVPKPGNIRTNQVSTILASDGSEIAKIIPPEGNRVDVSINQVPVHVRQAVIAAEDRNFYSNPGFSFSGFARAVNNNLFGGGDLQGGSTITQQYVKNALVGSAQHGFSGLMRKAKELVIATKMSGEWSKDDVLQAYLNIIYFGRGAYGISAAAKAYFDKPVEQLTVSEGALLAALIRRPSSLDPAVDPKGAMERWNWVLDGMVETKALSPSDRAAQVFPPTVPPDQARAQNQTTGPNGLIERRVTNELLELFNIDEQTLNTQGLQVTTTIDPKAQQAAEKAVSKYLDGQDPDMRAAVVSIDPHNGAIHAYYGGSDANGFDFAQAGLQTGSSFKVFALVAALEQGIGLGYQVDSSPLTVDGIKITNVDGESCGTCNIAVALKLSLNTAYYRLMLKLKGGPQAVADAAHQAGVATSFPGVAHTLSEDGKGGPPNNGIVLGQYQTRPIDMASAYATLAASGVYHRPHLVQKVVNAEGQVLFDAANSDNSGERRIDKGVADNTTAAMQPIAGYSRGHNLAGGRASAAKTGTVQLGDTKANKDAWMVGYTPSLSTAVWVGTVEDNVPLVTASGAEVYGSGLPSDIWKSTMDGALKGTSNETFPKPSEIGGYAGVPAAPPPPPPPPSETVIQPTIEVAPGITIPIGPPTTVPVGPPPPGGFPPQPGVPPGGPQAPPPPP from the coding sequence TTGAATAACGAAGGCCGCCACGACCAGTCGTCCGCCGACGCGAACGGATCACCAACTGAGCGCGTGGGCAGGCATACGAGTACCGATCGCCCGGATCCCGGCCACCGCCGTCAGGCTCCCCCCGACGACCGGTTGACCACGATCCTTCCACCGGTCATCGACGATCAGTCGCCACGACGACCCGACCCCATCGAGGAAGCCAAGGCCGCCCTGGACGGCCCCCCGTCGACACCCATACAGCGCGACCCGCTCGAAGAGGTCAAGGCCGCGCTCGACAGCCGTGCCTCAACCTCGCCGCGGCGTGACCGGCCGGGCCGCGGACGCCGCCCGCCGGAAGGACCCCCATCGCTACCGCGGCGGCCCGACGCGACTGGTGGGCCGGGCGACAGGGTCCCCCGACCAAGGGTCGACCGGAGCTGGGCCCGGCAGGTCAACTGGTTATGGGTGCGGCGAGCGGCCTACCTCACCGCGGCCGTGCTGGTGTTATTGCCGATCGTCACCTTCGCTATGGCCTACTTCATCGTCGACGTTCCCAAGCCGGGCAACATCCGTACCAACCAGGTCTCGACAATCCTGGCCAGCGATGGCTCGGAGATCGCCAAAATCATTCCCCCCGAAGGTAATCGGGTCGACGTCAGTATCAACCAGGTGCCCGTGCACGTGCGCCAGGCGGTGATCGCCGCCGAAGACCGCAACTTCTATTCCAACCCGGGCTTTTCGTTCAGCGGTTTCGCGCGTGCGGTGAACAACAACCTCTTCGGCGGCGGCGACCTGCAGGGCGGCTCGACGATCACCCAGCAATATGTGAAGAACGCGCTGGTCGGTTCGGCGCAACACGGGTTCAGCGGCCTGATGCGCAAGGCCAAGGAGCTGGTCATCGCCACCAAGATGTCGGGGGAGTGGTCCAAAGACGATGTGCTACAAGCCTATTTGAACATCATCTACTTCGGCCGCGGCGCCTACGGGATTTCGGCGGCCGCCAAGGCCTATTTCGACAAGCCGGTCGAGCAGCTCACCGTCTCCGAAGGGGCGCTGTTGGCGGCGCTGATTCGGCGGCCGTCCTCGTTGGACCCGGCTGTGGATCCCAAGGGCGCCATGGAGCGTTGGAACTGGGTGCTCGACGGCATGGTGGAAACCAAGGCGCTATCGCCGAGCGATCGTGCGGCACAGGTGTTTCCACCGACCGTGCCACCCGATCAGGCCCGCGCACAGAACCAGACCACCGGTCCCAACGGGTTGATCGAACGCCGGGTGACCAACGAGCTGCTGGAGCTGTTCAACATCGACGAGCAGACCCTCAACACCCAGGGGCTGCAGGTCACCACCACCATCGATCCCAAGGCCCAGCAGGCCGCGGAAAAGGCCGTCTCGAAATACCTCGACGGGCAAGACCCCGACATGCGCGCCGCCGTGGTCTCGATCGACCCGCACAACGGCGCGATACACGCCTACTACGGCGGTTCCGACGCCAACGGTTTCGACTTCGCCCAGGCCGGGCTGCAAACCGGATCGTCGTTCAAGGTCTTCGCTTTGGTTGCCGCGCTCGAACAGGGGATCGGCCTGGGCTACCAGGTCGACAGCTCCCCGCTGACCGTCGACGGCATCAAGATCACCAACGTCGACGGCGAGAGCTGCGGAACCTGCAATATCGCCGTGGCACTCAAGCTTTCGCTCAACACCGCCTATTACCGGCTGATGCTCAAACTCAAGGGCGGCCCGCAGGCCGTTGCGGACGCCGCGCACCAGGCCGGTGTCGCGACCAGCTTTCCCGGCGTTGCGCACACGCTATCCGAGGACGGCAAGGGTGGTCCACCCAACAATGGGATTGTGTTGGGCCAGTACCAAACCCGGCCGATCGACATGGCCTCGGCCTATGCCACGCTGGCCGCGTCCGGCGTCTATCACCGGCCGCATCTGGTGCAAAAGGTGGTCAATGCCGAAGGCCAAGTGCTTTTCGACGCCGCCAATTCGGACAACAGCGGCGAGCGGCGCATCGACAAAGGGGTCGCGGACAACACCACCGCCGCGATGCAGCCGATCGCCGGCTATTCGCGTGGCCACAACCTGGCCGGCGGGCGTGCGTCGGCGGCCAAGACCGGCACGGTGCAGTTGGGCGACACCAAGGCCAACAAGGACGCCTGGATGGTCGGATACACGCCGTCGCTGTCGACGGCCGTGTGGGTGGGCACCGTCGAAGACAACGTGCCGCTGGTAACCGCCTCGGGCGCAGAGGTTTACGGCTCGGGCCTGCCGTCGGACATTTGGAAGTCGACCATGGACGGCGCCCTGAAGGGCACCTCGAACGAGACCTTCCCGAAGCCGTCCGAGATCGGTGGCTACGCGGGCGTTCCCGCCGCGCCACCCCCGCCTCCTCCGCCACCGTCAGAGACCGTCATCCAGCCGACGATCGAAGTGGCGCCGGGCATCACCATCCCAATCGGTCCGCCCACGACGGTCCCCGTCGGACCTCCGCCACCGGGCGGCTTCCCGCCACAGCCGGGCGTCCCACCGGGCGGCCCGCAAGCTCCCCCGCCGCCGCCGTGA
- a CDS encoding glycosyltransferase family 87 protein has translation MTGTQQQSATISPLPLAADRRSADNRDCPSRTDFLGAALADVVGGPVGRHALIGRTRLMTPVRVMFVIALVFLALGWSTKAACLQSTGTGTGDQRVANWDNQRAYYELCYSDTVPLYGAELLSQGKFPYKSSWIETDASGAPQTSYDGKPAVRYMEYPVLTGMYQYVSMALAKTYTALSKLAPLPVVAEVVMFFNVAAFGLALAWLATVWATAGLSGRRVWDAALVAASPLVIFQIFTNFDALATAFAVGGLLAWARRKPVLAGVLIGLGAAAKLYPLLFLGPMLVLGIRTRRFGALARTAAAAAATWLLVNLPVLVLFPRGWSEFFRLNTRRGDDMDSLYNVVKSFTGWRGFDPKLGFWEPPTVLNTVVIVTFVVCCAAIAYVALTAPRRPRLAQLVFLVVAAFLLTNKVWSPQFSLWLVPLAVLALPHRRILLAWMTIDALVWVPRMYYLYGNPNRGLPDQFFTTTVLLRDVAVVALCALVIRQIYRPDEDLVRWGGRVDDPAGGPFDRAPDAPPGWLPDWVRPPGQRRSAVPETEAVAVEA, from the coding sequence GTGACCGGAACTCAGCAGCAAAGCGCCACCATCTCACCGCTGCCCCTGGCCGCCGACCGGCGCAGCGCGGACAACCGCGATTGCCCCAGCCGCACCGACTTTTTGGGCGCGGCACTGGCGGACGTCGTCGGGGGACCGGTGGGCCGGCACGCGCTGATCGGCCGCACCCGGCTGATGACCCCGGTGCGAGTCATGTTCGTGATCGCGCTGGTGTTCCTGGCACTCGGCTGGTCGACGAAGGCGGCCTGCCTACAGAGCACCGGTACCGGAACGGGCGATCAGCGCGTCGCCAACTGGGATAACCAACGCGCCTACTACGAGCTGTGCTATTCGGACACGGTGCCCCTCTACGGCGCGGAGTTGTTGAGCCAGGGCAAGTTTCCCTACAAGTCGAGCTGGATCGAGACCGACGCCAGCGGCGCCCCGCAGACCAGCTACGACGGCAAGCCCGCGGTGCGATACATGGAGTATCCCGTGCTGACGGGGATGTATCAGTACGTGTCGATGGCGCTGGCCAAGACCTACACCGCGCTGAGCAAGCTCGCGCCCCTTCCGGTAGTCGCCGAGGTGGTGATGTTCTTCAACGTCGCGGCGTTCGGGCTGGCGCTGGCCTGGCTGGCGACCGTGTGGGCAACCGCGGGCCTGTCGGGCCGGCGCGTATGGGATGCGGCCCTGGTGGCCGCCTCGCCGCTGGTGATCTTCCAGATATTCACCAACTTCGACGCGCTGGCAACGGCGTTCGCGGTCGGGGGGCTGCTGGCCTGGGCCCGACGCAAACCGGTACTCGCCGGTGTGCTGATCGGATTAGGCGCCGCGGCCAAGCTATACCCGCTGTTGTTCTTGGGCCCGATGTTGGTGTTGGGCATCCGGACTCGCCGCTTCGGTGCCCTGGCGCGCACCGCGGCGGCGGCTGCAGCGACCTGGTTATTGGTGAACCTGCCCGTGTTGGTGCTTTTTCCGCGGGGTTGGTCGGAGTTTTTCCGGCTCAACACCCGGCGCGGCGACGACATGGACTCGCTGTACAACGTCGTGAAATCATTCACCGGCTGGCGCGGTTTCGATCCCAAACTGGGCTTCTGGGAGCCGCCCACGGTACTGAACACGGTGGTCATCGTGACGTTCGTAGTGTGTTGTGCGGCAATCGCTTACGTCGCGCTCACCGCGCCGCGACGGCCGCGGCTGGCGCAGCTGGTGTTCTTGGTGGTGGCGGCGTTCCTGTTGACCAACAAGGTGTGGAGCCCCCAGTTCTCGTTGTGGTTGGTGCCGCTGGCGGTGCTGGCCTTGCCGCATCGGCGAATCCTGCTGGCGTGGATGACGATTGACGCGCTGGTTTGGGTGCCGCGGATGTACTACCTGTATGGCAATCCGAACCGCGGGCTCCCGGATCAGTTTTTCACCACAACGGTGTTGCTGCGCGACGTCGCGGTCGTGGCGCTGTGCGCGTTGGTGATCCGGCAGATCTATCGGCCCGACGAGGATCTGGTGCGCTGGGGCGGGCGAGTGGACGATCCGGCGGGCGGGCCGTTCGACCGCGCCCCCGACGCCCCGCCTGGTTGGCTGCCGGACTGGGTGCGCCCGCCCGGGCAGCGGCGGTCGGCCGTCCCTGAAACCGAGGCCGTCGCGGTCGAGGCTTAA
- the rpsF gene encoding 30S ribosomal protein S6: protein MRPYEIMVILDPTLDERTVAPSLETFLNVVRKDGGTVEKVDIWGRRRLAYEIAKHDEGIYVVIDLKAAPATVSELDRQLSLNESVLRTKVMRTDKH from the coding sequence ATGCGTCCATACGAAATCATGGTCATTCTTGACCCCACGCTCGACGAACGCACCGTTGCCCCGTCCTTGGAGACGTTCCTCAACGTCGTCCGCAAGGATGGCGGAACCGTCGAGAAGGTCGACATCTGGGGCCGGCGGCGGCTGGCCTACGAGATCGCCAAGCACGACGAAGGCATCTACGTCGTCATCGACCTCAAGGCTGCGCCGGCGACGGTCTCCGAGCTCGACCGTCAGCTGAGCCTCAACGAGTCGGTGTTGCGCACCAAGGTGATGCGCACCGACAAGCACTAA